A genomic segment from Flavobacterium inviolabile encodes:
- the murD gene encoding UDP-N-acetylmuramoyl-L-alanine--D-glutamate ligase has protein sequence MRLVVLGGGESGVGTAILGKKKGYEVFLSDFGKIRNNYKEVLILNQIPWEEQMHTEDLILNADVVMKSPGIPDKSPIVKEIMKRNIPIISEIEFANQFTDVVTVGITGSNGKTTTTMLTHHLLKQGGLNVGLAGNIGKSYAWQIAENKFEAYVLELSSFQLDGIVNYRPHIAVITNISPDHLDRYNYDYNLYIEAKFRITKNQTEDDYLIYDADDEAITDWLSKNEIRAKKVPFSLTKTLEEGAFIKDNTINTNINNQTFIMPINELSLEGKHNVKNAMAATTVAQLMRIRKATIRESLSDFQGVEHRLEKVLKIQNVQYINDSKATNVNATFFALDSMNTPTVWIVGGVDKGNDYAELMPLVREKVKAIVCLGVDNSKIIEAFSNVVDVMVETTSMTEAVKIAQKMAEKGDTVLLSPACASFDLFESYEDRGKQFKNAVQSL, from the coding sequence ATGAGGCTGGTAGTATTAGGAGGAGGAGAAAGCGGTGTTGGAACTGCGATCTTAGGGAAGAAAAAAGGATATGAGGTATTCTTATCCGATTTCGGAAAAATCAGGAACAATTATAAAGAAGTACTGATTCTGAATCAGATTCCCTGGGAAGAGCAGATGCACACGGAAGATTTGATTTTAAATGCCGATGTGGTAATGAAAAGTCCCGGTATTCCGGATAAATCGCCCATCGTAAAAGAAATAATGAAAAGAAATATTCCGATTATTTCGGAAATAGAATTTGCCAATCAGTTTACCGATGTCGTAACGGTCGGTATTACCGGAAGCAACGGTAAGACCACGACCACGATGCTCACCCATCATCTGCTGAAACAAGGCGGTTTGAATGTGGGTCTGGCGGGAAACATCGGAAAAAGTTATGCCTGGCAGATCGCCGAAAACAAATTTGAAGCCTACGTACTGGAGTTAAGTAGTTTTCAGCTGGACGGAATTGTGAATTACAGACCGCATATAGCCGTGATTACGAATATAAGCCCGGATCATTTGGACCGGTATAATTATGATTACAACCTGTATATCGAAGCGAAATTCAGAATAACCAAAAACCAGACAGAAGACGATTATCTTATTTATGATGCCGATGATGAAGCAATAACGGACTGGCTTTCCAAAAATGAGATAAGAGCAAAAAAAGTCCCTTTTTCACTGACAAAAACACTGGAAGAAGGCGCCTTTATAAAAGACAATACTATTAACACGAACATTAACAACCAAACATTTATCATGCCTATAAACGAACTATCACTTGAAGGAAAACATAACGTAAAAAACGCAATGGCAGCAACAACAGTAGCGCAATTAATGCGTATCAGAAAGGCAACGATCAGAGAAAGTTTATCCGATTTTCAGGGAGTGGAGCACCGTTTGGAAAAAGTGTTGAAAATTCAGAATGTACAATACATCAACGATTCCAAAGCAACGAATGTAAACGCTACATTTTTTGCTTTAGACAGCATGAATACACCAACGGTTTGGATTGTAGGTGGTGTTGATAAAGGAAACGACTATGCGGAATTAATGCCGCTGGTTCGTGAAAAAGTTAAGGCAATTGTTTGTTTGGGTGTTGACAATTCCAAAATTATTGAAGCATTCAGTAATGTGGTGGATGTGATGGTAGAAACAACAAGCATGACCGAAGCAGTTAAAATAGCACAAAAAATGGCCGAAAAAGGAGATACGGTTTTACTTTCTCCGGCTTGTGCCAGTTTTGACCTGTTTGAAAGCTATGAAGACAGAGGAAAGCAATTTAAAAATGCCGTTCAAAGTCTGTAA
- the mraY gene encoding phospho-N-acetylmuramoyl-pentapeptide-transferase: protein MLYYFFQYLDKTLDIPGTGVFQYITFRSGLAIILSLMISTIFGKRIINFLRKQQIGETVRELGLEGQKEKAGTPTMGGLIIIMATLIPVLLLAKLDNIYVMLLIVTTLWMGTIGFVDDYIKIFKKDKEGLKGKFKVIGQVGLGIIVGSVLYFHPAVTVRTDTATKNIFNVGSATATIAPALAEEKSTATTIPFFKNNEFDYAELLAWTGDNYESYAWLIFIPVVIFIITAVSNGANLTDGIDGLAAGTSAISVLTLGIFAFVSGNIIFSNYLNIMYIPNSGEMTVYISAFVGALIGFLWYNTYPATVFMGDTGSLTIGGIIAVLAIAVRKELLIPVLCGIFLAENLSVMLQVAYFKYTKKRFGEGRRIFLMSPLHHHYQKKGYHESKIVTRFWIVAILLAIFSLVSLKLR, encoded by the coding sequence ATGCTGTATTATTTCTTTCAATATTTAGATAAAACCTTAGATATTCCAGGAACTGGAGTTTTCCAGTATATCACATTCCGTTCAGGGTTGGCTATAATTCTTTCACTGATGATCTCGACTATTTTCGGAAAAAGAATCATCAACTTTTTAAGAAAACAACAAATCGGGGAAACCGTTCGTGAACTGGGATTAGAAGGACAAAAAGAAAAAGCAGGAACACCAACAATGGGTGGTCTGATCATTATCATGGCTACGTTGATTCCGGTATTATTGCTGGCAAAACTGGATAATATTTATGTGATGTTGTTAATCGTAACCACCTTATGGATGGGAACCATCGGTTTTGTGGATGATTATATCAAAATATTCAAAAAAGACAAAGAAGGATTAAAAGGGAAATTTAAAGTTATCGGACAGGTTGGATTGGGAATCATTGTAGGTTCTGTATTGTATTTTCACCCGGCAGTTACCGTTAGAACCGATACGGCTACTAAAAATATTTTCAATGTAGGAAGCGCTACGGCAACAATAGCGCCGGCTTTGGCAGAAGAAAAATCGACGGCTACAACAATCCCGTTCTTTAAAAATAACGAATTTGATTATGCCGAATTATTGGCATGGACCGGTGATAACTATGAAAGCTATGCCTGGTTGATTTTTATCCCGGTAGTGATCTTTATCATTACGGCAGTATCAAACGGGGCAAACCTGACCGATGGAATCGACGGTTTAGCCGCCGGAACCTCCGCGATATCCGTGCTCACGCTCGGTATTTTTGCATTCGTTTCCGGTAACATCATTTTCTCCAATTACCTGAACATTATGTATATCCCCAATTCGGGAGAAATGACGGTCTATATCTCCGCGTTTGTTGGAGCACTGATCGGGTTTTTGTGGTACAATACCTATCCCGCAACCGTGTTTATGGGAGATACCGGAAGTCTGACCATTGGAGGGATTATCGCAGTATTGGCAATTGCTGTTCGTAAAGAACTGTTGATTCCGGTATTGTGCGGTATATTCTTAGCAGAAAATTTATCAGTAATGCTACAGGTAGCTTACTTTAAATATACAAAAAAGAGATTTGGCGAAGGAAGAAGAATATTCCTCATGTCGCCGTTGCACCATCACTATCAGAAAAAGGGCTATCACGAAAGTAAAATCGTAACCCGTTTCTGGATTGTCGCAATCTTGTTGGCTATTTTCTCATTGGTTTCATTAAAATTAAGATAG
- a CDS encoding UDP-N-acetylmuramoyl-L-alanyl-D-glutamate--2,6-diaminopimelate ligase, translating to MIALKNILYKVAIEAVKGTTDIAVHKIEFDSRKIESGDVFVAIKGTLSDGHDYIEKALSLGAKAVICEHFPETAAEGITYVQVQDTSLALAFMSANFYGNPSENLKLVGVTGTNGKTTIASLLYQLFKKAGFKVGLLSTVKILVDTKEYKATHTTPDSLTINHYLNEMVNEGCDYCFMEVSSHGIHQKRTEGLHFVGGVFTNLSHDHLDYHPTFAEYRDVKKSFFDNLPKTAFALVNSDDKNGTVMLQNTKAKKLTYALKSYANYRAQILENQLSGLLLKINEQEVWVRLIGSFNAYNLLAIYGVAVELGLENQEVLRLLSELESVSGRFQFIVSETNITAIVDYAHTPDALDNVLKTIADIRTKNEQLITVVGCGGDRDTTKRPIMANIASTMSDKAIFTSDNPRSEKPEAIIEAMEKGVEPQNFKKTLSIVDRKQAIKTACQLAQPNDIILIAGKGHETYQEIQGVRHDFDDMKIVKELLEQLNK from the coding sequence GTGATCGCTTTAAAAAACATATTATACAAAGTAGCCATCGAAGCTGTAAAAGGTACAACCGATATCGCTGTGCATAAAATCGAATTTGATTCCAGAAAAATCGAATCCGGTGATGTTTTTGTTGCGATAAAAGGAACACTTTCTGACGGTCATGATTATATTGAAAAAGCCTTAAGTCTTGGTGCTAAAGCAGTGATCTGCGAGCATTTTCCGGAAACGGCTGCCGAAGGCATAACCTATGTTCAGGTTCAGGATACCAGTTTAGCCTTAGCTTTTATGAGTGCTAATTTTTATGGCAATCCGTCAGAAAACCTGAAACTCGTTGGCGTAACAGGAACAAACGGTAAAACAACCATTGCTTCCCTGTTATACCAATTGTTTAAAAAAGCAGGTTTTAAAGTAGGATTATTATCCACAGTTAAAATCCTGGTAGATACTAAAGAATACAAAGCAACCCATACAACACCGGATTCCCTGACCATCAATCATTATTTGAATGAAATGGTAAATGAAGGCTGTGATTATTGTTTTATGGAAGTGAGTTCACACGGAATTCACCAGAAAAGAACGGAAGGACTGCATTTTGTTGGCGGTGTTTTTACAAACCTGTCACACGATCACCTGGACTATCACCCAACGTTTGCGGAATACCGCGATGTGAAAAAATCGTTTTTTGACAACCTGCCCAAAACCGCCTTTGCCTTAGTGAACAGCGATGACAAAAACGGCACGGTAATGCTGCAAAACACCAAAGCAAAGAAACTGACCTATGCTTTAAAATCGTATGCCAATTACAGAGCACAGATATTGGAAAACCAATTATCCGGATTGCTGTTAAAAATCAACGAACAGGAAGTGTGGGTACGATTGATCGGCTCTTTCAATGCCTATAACCTGTTGGCGATTTACGGCGTAGCGGTAGAATTAGGATTGGAAAATCAGGAAGTATTGCGCCTGCTGAGTGAATTGGAAAGCGTTTCAGGACGTTTCCAGTTTATTGTTTCCGAAACCAATATCACGGCTATTGTGGATTATGCCCATACGCCGGATGCTTTGGACAATGTGTTAAAAACGATAGCCGATATCCGCACCAAAAACGAACAGCTCATTACGGTTGTGGGATGTGGCGGCGACAGGGATACAACAAAAAGACCAATCATGGCCAATATCGCTTCAACCATGAGTGATAAAGCCATTTTTACTTCCGATAATCCAAGAAGCGAAAAACCGGAAGCCATTATTGAAGCCATGGAAAAAGGAGTGGAGCCGCAAAACTTCAAAAAAACACTTTCCATTGTCGATAGAAAACAGGCCATAAAAACCGCCTGTCAGTTAGCGCAGCCAAATGACATCATTTTGATTGCCGGAAAAGGACACGAAACATATCAGGAAATTCAGGGCGTACGTCATGATTTTGATGATATGAAAATTGTAAAAGAATTATTAGAACAACTCAATAAATAA
- a CDS encoding penicillin-binding protein: MAVEDKNISYRIYIVAFAIFVMAIFVAIKLTNIQWVEGEYYRKLAKERTVRNFVIPANKGNVYSADGSLLATSIPNYTVRFDAVASKKEDFEKNVKPLADSLSELLGKSSGYFQTELRRARANKNRYYLLARKLSYTQYMRMKSFPLFNLGAYKGGMITEQKTVREHPIGKIAERTIGYERQSEGGQETRVGIEGAFGAYLNGKDGQRLMQKIAKNQWKPISDNNEVEPRDGYDIISTIDVYIQDIAHHALLKQLELYEADHGCVVVMETTTGEIKAISNLGRTSDGGYYETINYAVAESHEPGSTFKLVDLIALLDDRKIDTSKVFDSKGGDITYYNRHVRDSKKGGYGKISLARGFEVSSNTVMVQAVYDNYKDNPRQFVNRLNNLGLDRPLGLPFKGEGRPFIPQPGEKGWSGVALPWMAFGYGVSITPLQTLTLYNAVANNGVMVKPQFVREIKEWNKTIKKFDTQVLNPKICSDDALRKVQAVLANVVKRGTGSKLYSKDFSMAGKTGTAQVDYHKGDGKMYYASSFAGYFPADNPKYSCIVVVHKPNTSKGLYYGADVAGPVFKRIAQKIFTDVPSTNEVKKLNRKILNQEQSYAAYYDKVQNKQTIVPNVKGMAGMDAVALLENFGMKVRVKGIGKVKQQSILPGQAFTKNQIITLELS, translated from the coding sequence ATGGCAGTAGAAGATAAAAATATCTCTTACAGAATTTACATTGTAGCCTTCGCGATTTTCGTGATGGCTATTTTCGTTGCTATAAAACTCACCAATATTCAATGGGTGGAAGGAGAATATTACCGCAAACTGGCGAAAGAACGTACGGTAAGAAACTTTGTAATCCCGGCTAATAAAGGAAATGTATATTCTGCAGACGGAAGCTTGCTGGCTACCTCCATCCCGAATTATACCGTTCGTTTTGATGCTGTAGCTTCTAAAAAAGAAGACTTTGAAAAAAATGTAAAACCGCTTGCCGATTCGCTTTCCGAACTGCTGGGAAAATCATCCGGTTATTTCCAGACGGAGCTGAGAAGAGCAAGAGCTAATAAAAACCGCTACTACCTGCTTGCCCGTAAGCTGAGCTATACGCAATACATGAGAATGAAAAGTTTTCCGCTTTTCAATCTGGGAGCTTACAAAGGCGGGATGATCACCGAACAAAAAACCGTTCGTGAGCATCCTATCGGGAAAATTGCAGAACGAACAATCGGATACGAACGTCAGAGTGAAGGCGGACAAGAGACCAGAGTAGGGATCGAAGGCGCTTTCGGGGCGTATCTGAACGGAAAAGACGGACAGCGATTGATGCAGAAAATTGCCAAAAATCAATGGAAACCGATTAGTGATAACAACGAAGTGGAGCCAAGAGACGGTTATGACATTATCTCAACGATAGATGTGTACATCCAGGATATTGCCCACCACGCACTGCTGAAACAACTGGAGCTTTATGAAGCCGATCACGGTTGTGTAGTGGTAATGGAAACGACTACCGGCGAAATAAAAGCGATTTCCAATTTGGGACGCACCAGCGATGGCGGCTATTATGAAACCATCAATTATGCCGTTGCCGAATCGCATGAACCGGGTTCGACCTTTAAGCTGGTTGACTTAATTGCCTTACTGGACGATAGAAAAATTGATACCAGTAAAGTATTTGATTCAAAAGGTGGTGATATAACCTATTATAACCGACATGTCCGCGATTCTAAAAAAGGCGGATACGGAAAAATATCACTGGCAAGAGGATTTGAAGTTTCGTCGAATACCGTGATGGTACAGGCGGTATATGATAACTATAAAGACAACCCGAGACAGTTTGTAAACAGGCTGAATAATCTGGGACTGGACAGACCGTTAGGCCTGCCGTTTAAAGGAGAAGGAAGACCATTTATTCCGCAGCCGGGAGAAAAAGGATGGTCGGGTGTTGCCTTGCCGTGGATGGCTTTTGGTTATGGCGTTTCGATAACACCATTGCAAACCTTAACCCTGTATAATGCCGTTGCCAATAACGGTGTCATGGTAAAACCACAATTTGTAAGAGAAATAAAAGAATGGAATAAAACCATTAAAAAGTTTGATACGCAGGTTTTAAACCCGAAAATATGCTCCGATGATGCTTTGAGAAAAGTACAGGCTGTTTTGGCCAATGTGGTTAAAAGAGGAACCGGTTCGAAACTGTACTCCAAAGACTTTTCGATGGCAGGAAAAACCGGAACCGCCCAGGTGGATTATCACAAAGGCGACGGAAAAATGTATTATGCCTCTTCGTTTGCAGGATATTTCCCGGCAGACAATCCGAAATACTCCTGTATCGTGGTGGTACACAAACCGAATACTTCCAAAGGCTTGTATTATGGTGCGGATGTAGCCGGCCCGGTTTTTAAACGAATTGCCCAAAAGATATTTACCGATGTGCCTTCGACCAATGAAGTGAAAAAACTGAACCGTAAAATACTAAACCAGGAGCAGAGTTATGCGGCATATTATGATAAAGTTCAGAACAAACAAACCATCGTTCCGAATGTAAAAGGAATGGCGGGAATGGATGCCGTTGCGCTTTTGGAAAATTTTGGAATGAAAGTGAGAGTAAAAGGAATAGGAAAAGTAAAACAACAGTCCATTTTGCCCGGACAGGCATTTACTAAAAATCAAATTATAACATTAGAATTATCGTGA
- a CDS encoding FtsL-like putative cell division protein, which yields MKEGVYSLLKAKFLISDDALKNWRFIVFLILLAMIMIANSHRYEQKTFQITELTSEVKELRSEFVDRRSELMELKMESTISAKMEEKEIFPSSVPPKKIKVKEEEKNILKKIWQ from the coding sequence ATGAAAGAAGGGGTATATAGTCTGTTAAAAGCAAAGTTCCTGATTAGTGACGATGCTTTAAAAAACTGGCGGTTTATTGTTTTCCTGATTTTACTGGCGATGATAATGATTGCAAATTCACACCGGTACGAACAGAAAACATTCCAGATCACAGAGCTTACCAGTGAAGTGAAAGAGTTGCGGTCGGAATTTGTAGACAGGAGATCGGAGCTGATGGAGCTGAAAATGGAATCTACGATATCGGCAAAAATGGAAGAAAAGGAAATCTTTCCCTCGTCGGTTCCGCCAAAGAAGATAAAGGTTAAAGAAGAAGAAAAGAATATTCTGAAAAAAATATGGCAGTAG
- the rsmH gene encoding 16S rRNA (cytosine(1402)-N(4))-methyltransferase RsmH — translation MTTTMEYHNPVLLKETVDGLNIKPDGIYVDVTFGGGGHSREIMSRLGPGGKLFAFDQDQDALANAIDDARFTLINENFRFIKRFLRFHNVKQVDGILGDLGVSSHQFDVAERGFSTRFDAELDMRMDQKGSVSAYNVVNEYDEADLRRVFFDYGELKNAGALANTIVTARKEKPIKNTEQLKQVLSRFLPAHKSNKILAQIYQAIRIEVNQEMDVLKEFLEQSLEILNPEGRLSVISYHSLEDRLVKRFMKNGMFEGEPERDFFGRFEVPFKLIGKLIVPTDTEIAINNRARSAKLRIAEKR, via the coding sequence ATGACGACGACAATGGAATATCATAATCCGGTATTATTAAAAGAAACAGTTGATGGTTTGAATATAAAACCGGACGGTATTTATGTGGATGTAACGTTTGGCGGCGGCGGGCATTCGAGAGAGATCATGAGCCGTTTGGGGCCTGGCGGAAAGCTGTTTGCTTTCGATCAGGATCAGGATGCGCTGGCAAATGCAATCGATGACGCACGTTTTACCTTAATAAATGAAAATTTCCGGTTCATTAAAAGATTTCTGCGCTTTCACAATGTAAAACAGGTGGACGGGATTCTGGGAGATCTTGGTGTTTCTTCACACCAGTTTGATGTGGCAGAAAGAGGATTTTCGACCCGTTTTGATGCAGAGCTGGATATGCGAATGGATCAAAAAGGATCGGTGAGTGCCTATAATGTGGTAAACGAATATGATGAAGCAGACCTGAGAAGAGTATTCTTTGATTATGGAGAACTTAAAAATGCAGGAGCACTGGCGAATACTATCGTTACAGCAAGAAAAGAAAAACCGATAAAAAATACCGAGCAGCTTAAACAGGTGTTGAGCCGTTTTTTGCCGGCTCATAAAAGTAATAAGATACTGGCACAGATTTACCAGGCAATCCGGATTGAGGTAAACCAGGAAATGGATGTGCTGAAAGAATTTTTAGAGCAGTCATTGGAGATTCTGAACCCGGAAGGACGTTTGAGTGTGATTTCATACCACTCTTTGGAAGACAGGCTGGTAAAACGTTTTATGAAAAACGGCATGTTTGAAGGAGAGCCGGAACGTGATTTTTTCGGACGTTTTGAAGTGCCTTTTAAACTAATAGGAAAACTGATTGTTCCAACGGATACGGAAATCGCAATTAATAACAGAGCCAGAAGCGCGAAGTTGCGCATCGCAGAAAAACGATAA
- the mraZ gene encoding division/cell wall cluster transcriptional repressor MraZ — protein sequence MTNIIGTYECKIDSKGRLMVPAPLKKQLPSLEAGFVLKRSVFDQCVELWPKSEWDLMMVKINKLNRFVKKNNDFIRKFMAGVKMVEIDDAGRLLITKDLIEYAGISKDLVLTSKVNIIEIWDKDLYEKSISGDDMDFADLAEEVMGNLNDDDNGIS from the coding sequence TTGACAAACATTATCGGGACATATGAGTGTAAAATAGATTCAAAAGGAAGGCTTATGGTGCCTGCGCCTTTAAAGAAGCAATTGCCTTCTTTAGAGGCTGGATTTGTTCTAAAACGCTCTGTTTTTGATCAGTGTGTCGAGTTGTGGCCAAAATCGGAATGGGATTTAATGATGGTGAAAATCAACAAGCTAAACCGCTTTGTGAAAAAGAATAACGACTTTATCCGAAAGTTTATGGCTGGTGTGAAAATGGTGGAAATTGATGATGCCGGGAGATTATTGATTACAAAAGATTTGATTGAATATGCTGGGATTTCGAAAGATTTGGTTTTGACCTCAAAGGTAAATATCATTGAGATTTGGGACAAGGATTTGTATGAAAAATCAATTTCAGGAGATGATATGGATTTTGCAGATTTAGCAGAGGAAGTAATGGGTAATTTAAATGACGACGACAATGGAATATCATAA
- a CDS encoding alpha/beta fold hydrolase, translating to MEHTLKKEGKYSYFEAGEGTPIIILHGLMGGLSNFDGVANFFPQYGYKVVIPELPLYTNNILKTNVKAFSKFVKDFITYKGYDKVILLGNSLGGHIALYHTKMYPEKMAGLVITGSSGLYESAMGESYPKRGDYEYIRKKAEDVFFDPKVATKEIVDDVYATVNDRMKLLKTLAIAKSAIRHNMAKDLPKMTTPTCIIWGKNDKVTPPDVAEEFNKLLPNSDLYWINECGHAAMMEHPDEFNRLMLEWLKKANL from the coding sequence ATGGAGCACACGTTAAAAAAAGAAGGCAAATACTCTTATTTTGAAGCAGGAGAAGGAACGCCTATCATTATTTTACACGGACTTATGGGAGGATTGAGCAATTTCGACGGAGTTGCAAATTTTTTCCCGCAATACGGGTACAAAGTTGTAATCCCTGAATTGCCGCTTTACACCAACAACATTTTAAAAACCAATGTAAAGGCTTTTTCAAAGTTTGTAAAAGACTTTATCACGTATAAAGGTTACGACAAGGTAATACTGCTTGGAAATTCTCTTGGCGGTCATATTGCCCTGTACCACACTAAAATGTATCCGGAAAAAATGGCCGGTCTGGTCATTACCGGAAGTTCCGGTCTTTATGAAAGCGCCATGGGTGAAAGTTACCCGAAAAGAGGCGACTACGAATATATCCGAAAAAAAGCAGAAGACGTTTTCTTTGATCCTAAAGTAGCTACTAAAGAAATTGTTGACGATGTTTATGCCACGGTAAACGACCGCATGAAACTGTTAAAAACGTTAGCTATTGCCAAAAGTGCCATTCGTCACAACATGGCAAAGGATTTACCAAAAATGACAACACCAACCTGTATTATCTGGGGAAAAAACGATAAAGTTACACCGCCGGATGTTGCAGAAGAGTTCAACAAGCTTTTGCCCAATTCCGATCTTTACTGGATAAACGAATGCGGACACGCCGCCATGATGGAGCATCCCGATGAGTTTAACCGCCTGATGCTGGAATGGCTGAAAAAAGCAAATTTATAA
- the yihA gene encoding ribosome biogenesis GTP-binding protein YihA/YsxC: protein MKINTAEFIISNSEVSKCPKDPLPEYAFIGRSNVGKSSLINMLTNHKNLAKTSGRPGKTQLINHFKINSNWFLVDLPGYGYARVSKKTKEIFQKFITDYFEKREQLVCAFVLIDIRLEAQKIDLEFINYLGEIEVPFCIIFTKADKISKGKVEQNIAAYRKQLLANNWEEMPQHFVTSSLEATGREQLLAFIDEVNDGIFKNNNL from the coding sequence ATGAAAATCAATACCGCCGAATTTATAATCAGTAATTCCGAGGTGAGCAAATGCCCTAAAGATCCTTTACCGGAATATGCCTTCATCGGCCGTTCCAATGTGGGCAAATCTTCCCTGATTAACATGCTGACCAATCACAAGAATTTAGCAAAAACATCGGGAAGACCTGGAAAAACGCAATTAATCAATCACTTTAAGATTAACAGCAATTGGTTTTTAGTGGATTTACCGGGTTATGGTTATGCACGTGTATCTAAGAAAACTAAAGAAATTTTCCAGAAGTTCATTACCGATTATTTCGAAAAAAGAGAACAGCTGGTTTGTGCTTTTGTATTGATCGATATCCGGCTGGAAGCGCAAAAAATCGACCTGGAATTCATCAATTACTTAGGTGAAATTGAAGTGCCGTTCTGTATTATTTTTACAAAGGCCGACAAAATAAGCAAAGGAAAAGTAGAGCAGAATATTGCCGCTTACCGAAAGCAGTTATTAGCCAACAACTGGGAAGAAATGCCGCAGCATTTTGTAACGTCCTCCCTGGAAGCGACCGGAAGAGAGCAGCTGTTAGCTTTTATTGACGAAGTGAACGACGGTATTTTCAAGAATAACAATCTATAA
- the gldC gene encoding gliding motility protein GldC — protein MSKTITSEIKFLVELDENRVPEKLSWTAQDGGVNAEEAKAMLLSIWDSKAQETLRIDLWTKDMPVDEMKVFFHQTLVAMADTFYRATDDEKMTATMKDFCDYFAEKLELKK, from the coding sequence ATGTCAAAGACTATTACATCTGAAATAAAATTCCTTGTTGAACTGGATGAAAACAGAGTTCCTGAGAAATTGAGCTGGACAGCGCAGGACGGCGGAGTGAATGCAGAAGAAGCGAAAGCAATGTTGTTGTCAATCTGGGATAGTAAAGCTCAGGAAACCCTGCGTATTGATTTGTGGACCAAGGATATGCCGGTGGATGAGATGAAAGTATTCTTTCATCAGACCTTAGTGGCTATGGCGGATACTTTTTACCGTGCTACGGACGACGAGAAAATGACGGCAACCATGAAAGATTTCTGCGATTATTTTGCAGAGAAACTGGAATTGAAAAAATAA
- the gldB gene encoding gliding motility lipoprotein GldB, protein MKKYLLGIAAVFVLFSCKKEDKVAEAVAAIPVKVEIERFDKVFYESPVTDFPKIKKEFSYFFPAGNPDTVWTNKMQDPLYRELYGEVKKKYPNNDAFEGDLVALFKHIQYYFPEYKTPKVVTLVSEMDYENKAIFADSLVIISLDMYLGKTNRLYEFPEYYKQNFEPSQMMPDIVASFAAGKISAPKDRALLSQMIYFGKELYLKDLLLPDDSDAVKIAYTEDQLKWCQENESEMWKFFINEKILYDTNPKLMQRFISTAPFSKFYLEIDAESPGRVGTWIGWQIVRSYMKNNPNVNVQQLLVTDAKEIFDNSKYKPKK, encoded by the coding sequence ATGAAAAAATATTTACTTGGAATAGCAGCTGTTTTCGTGTTGTTTTCATGCAAAAAAGAAGATAAGGTTGCAGAAGCTGTCGCGGCAATACCGGTGAAAGTGGAAATTGAACGCTTTGATAAAGTGTTTTACGAATCGCCGGTAACGGACTTTCCTAAAATTAAAAAAGAGTTCTCATATTTCTTCCCTGCAGGTAATCCGGATACGGTATGGACCAATAAAATGCAGGACCCGCTTTACCGGGAACTATATGGTGAAGTAAAAAAGAAATACCCGAATAACGATGCTTTTGAAGGTGATCTGGTAGCGCTCTTCAAACACATTCAATACTATTTCCCGGAATATAAAACGCCAAAAGTAGTAACGCTGGTTTCGGAAATGGACTATGAGAACAAAGCGATTTTTGCCGATAGCCTGGTGATTATTTCACTGGATATGTATTTGGGAAAAACGAACAGATTATATGAATTTCCGGAATATTACAAGCAGAATTTCGAGCCTTCCCAAATGATGCCGGATATTGTGGCTAGTTTTGCAGCCGGAAAAATAAGTGCTCCGAAAGACCGCGCCTTATTGTCGCAGATGATTTATTTCGGAAAAGAATTATACCTGAAAGATTTATTATTGCCGGATGATTCCGATGCTGTTAAAATAGCTTATACCGAAGATCAGTTAAAATGGTGTCAGGAAAACGAATCGGAAATGTGGAAGTTTTTTATCAATGAGAAAATACTCTATGATACGAACCCGAAGCTGATGCAGCGTTTTATATCGACGGCTCCTTTTTCAAAATTCTATCTTGAAATTGATGCCGAATCGCCGGGTAGGGTGGGTACCTGGATAGGCTGGCAGATTGTCCGGTCGTATATGAAAAACAACCCGAATGTGAATGTACAGCAGTTGCTGGTTACCGATGCCAAAGAAATATTTGATAACTCAAAATACAAACCTAAAAAATAA